In Ostrea edulis chromosome 6, xbOstEdul1.1, whole genome shotgun sequence, a single window of DNA contains:
- the LOC125683221 gene encoding uncharacterized protein LOC125683221 isoform X42 codes for MKKANPLPPVDPKRQQNISRVDERELPYGKIIKMYRNGDRFFKAKGILVNENLLKTWEIFLDTVQEKLKFDRPVRGIYTPEGGTEVSTFNQLMDDHSYVAASGKFEPIRYTAIEGHSPRPSKINKTNFNSRIEPVFHSKIRQDARFRQSQAFASRAKRITVAVNNDDIDHSHVVLIPANKTNNLQSILETVDYDLNVKKGVNHRVEYLVDNDSEVICSNPDDIIEDHIYVACNSSRKFQAKSYSKDGRKNFVVIPSPRPLQTLPPIGSKNYKGSPDNSVTSNPEYRRKPNQANGAIHTKPQKHKRTPEKKPKQTDYDRDDGGVFKAKETNRHSKGAKEVGETKDTRTDLPIDQVPAEEVKDEKIKSQRTPKETTQKTNSKTNNNNKTNQKTADHSHGSKDPAPQKHSGTRGEFNNVSPLPNIGHTNNRSSTPVGRNGQNSPTQKELDLAATKIQANYRGHKTRQELTKEKEKTNKKDALSNSPPAKVDDKKVPNQQMKEDEAATKIQAGFRGHKTREELKKEKEKQQVKDAKKSSVNTGKTVSNGSQKTSKDQQMNEEDRAATKIQAGFRGHKTRKDLAQKKQGEEEELTHAATKIQANYRGHKTRKELKDNQAPKENQAPKETKTNQYTSEEEQAATKIQAGFRGHQTRKQLNQQVCYPGAPSAVVVKSVKTKSSNYLANRNDTEIEDEENELKLIERRREAVTDIQVCFKAFLKRNPRLSSVSSLSIGSGELSGLSLNGLDFDEDDIVDIAKFKAKKIIYGFVTIIQASAKAFIVRKAQKERENWMKETEKGILHERRQLAVTLLQNASKSVVTQKMKAQKDVIKEREILLKSVTEWNNAKVNALKTVQINCKEFVQNKRKQIRIKTLKNQTILQSNCRMLLTKLTVKNRLLRKAMLQVRSLAQEEVFNVLKCVEEKETAATKIQAGYRGMKVRKSLTKDTLHSGLKTSEIGSVNAVLLHSGSQRARSAKCRHIHDAKHFEAVTFLQVIMKTSLQRIRTLQTVHRVHIKNEEVTVSKEERRDDGDGRSVSIVFDEEDARKNISSKSVDMGPNTVFSTSEEVSVLSSPGKERYAGDGASILTVTMSPVQKDNDWDECMHLRDDGDGKSKAFHSSLKLGNESKKEIDHSEYLAIQENAAVTIQSGYRGYYTRKCISQSLNQNDDKKSNSQSVHLLDDGDGRSITMVHEEDKALVNNAATVVQSGFRGHWLRTRLGITKPKRLVLDGKHEKSKIMKETTDLFRMDDGDGRCESSAWRTDNTVESTRSEKVELNSMPFKSNETNLGEQDENIYQTQDNFEQEKDSEKDKAALIIQSSFRSFQTRKQFMKDVHKGKTDVTKCDEMNKAAVKIQASYRGYRIRKQSQEELNREVKSSENNERKDVVDGRYYHRTIGRVDIYNEGNSETRNLEKQWENVANVMEKDSIDDNLSTWEEKFQQNNENNSQEKENIQRKVDEVVQQRMQLEDDGDGRSIHSMRTMSRMSNNKHNQAERDQDNSILRDDGDGRGFSFLKHGHSAGSSNKSHGVVPLAMKQYEQDTAATKIQAHYRGYRVRKSGYVGRKVSSAGNSIPDVFHYVTYNDIGEIDTKNSAGTSLSAISDETEGEDINENDIMDIKQRAASRIQAHFKGYRCRKRIKSAKENENFRDKPSGLNITMKDSVTVLQAGFKGILKIKEDTFDDDPYFPPSSTPPLQEFQQPPARMLTSNLPNEVMKRQMTVPQIIQRDVNITLLQSAARGLAVRSKHPDTKTAKPEISHCVSYRNKETKKSNSEVTNSGTFILTDERKRDTKSMFVSNQLSTASENDTLANNSVDSGHYIVKVSDKDIESMTNREAERESDEKGHVKEENENQMSSASVESRMKSCENGMESDRNSELRSDDGDGRSSARKSARNEMKANVENKDSAISIAPNMDVNGKWVNVCDGHEQTKTTNDSTVEISCNEDDDITKGESFHPKVRGPVKVLHQRNIVITSRDDNPKSSLCLDYLDHQLFDITYRNRSRRPKSLELKRTLPVLPTPLVFRSKTEMILGKGIKKQVISQEMLTFSFPRRMRSSLSANNPDFKSFSNIQPSSQSLYFDNSDPFQKGVEFRGQKEIGMNSLTKLGSKQVSFDLSAERKKQSKSPDVMNVENGLLNTKKMIEDEEMYDLKGKQLNAESEIEKVSKCSTDEEGQMSSNQESLGREGEEIVENRSESKIEREIANDSETGGCGEIKSAQEITLDEQLKLSGRHSSAESVQSSGSGRAVFSDDGDGSRLRTSMTEGNNEENVYDKRIQISDLNKLKQSSVDSSESPGDPNLSDDGDGRQVNFSTAGSNIQTIYLTGEENTERQSTAVSVEGARANGEHITCEAGEVSNYKSRTAESKTPDVGGVEEENVSRQSSAVNISKASCSGDPVFSDDGNGNKVGDDTHSRKTEMCGGVREEQISSFNLDRPVKSESSVGSGNPLFSDDGDGNRDRVIVFESENKSQENESKNKSQSDSKSLEILGTKEDEKTSRQSSVVLSRAKNGTPMFSDDGDGVRVNTIENENKKETTDSRLSSVVNSGGSRIGSGNPVFSDDGDGRSLRVKSKTLKGIKEFIIPKPTPSQDIEIPDRKQSKSDLDVVDNRTEM; via the exons AACACTTCCTCCCATTGGATCCAAGAACTACAAGGGATCTCCGGATAACTCAGTAACATCAAACCCTGAATATAG AAGGAAACCCAATCAAGCAAATGGTGCAATTCACACGAAGCCGCAGAAACATAAGCGTACCCCAGAGAAGAAACCCAAGCAGACCGATTATGATAGAG ATGACGGTGGTGTTTTTAAGGCCAAGGAGACAAACAGACACTCTAAAGGAGCTAAGGAGGTAGGGGAGACAAAAGATACACGGACAGACCTCCCCATAGATCAGGTCCCTGCAGAGGAGGTTAAG GATGAAAAGATCAAAAGCCAGAGAACACCAAAG GAAACCACCCAAAAAACCAACAgcaaaaccaacaacaacaataaaacaaatcagaaaACAGCTGACCACTCTCATGGTTCAAAGGATCCTGCCCCTCAAAAACATTCAGGAACAAGGGGAGAGTTCAACAATGTATCTCCTCTCCCAAATATTGGGCACACAAATAACAGGTCCTCCACTCCAGTAGGAAGAAATGGTCAAAACTCTCCAACGCAGAAAGAATTGGATTTG GCTGCAACAAAAATACAAGCAAATTACAGAGGCCATAAAACAAGACAAGAACTTACTAAAGAGAAAGAGAAAACCAATAAAAAGGATGCTCTAAGCAATTCACCACCAGCCAAAGTGGATGATAAAAAGGTTCCCAATCAGCAAATGAAAGAGGATGAAGCAGCAACGAAAATTCAAGCTGGATTCCGTGGACACAAAACTCGCGAAGaacttaaaaaagaaaaagagaaacaACAGGTAAAAGATGCTAAAAAATCTTCCGTTAATACAGGTAAGACAGTTTCCAATGGAAGCCAGAAAACGAGTAAAGACCAGCAAATGAATGAAGAAGACAGGGCAGCAACTAAGATACAGGCTGGCTTCAGAGGACACAAAACTAGAAAGGATCTAGCACAGAAGAAGCAAGGAGAGGAAGAGGAGTTGACTCATGCTGCAACCAAAATCCAAGCCAACTACAGAGGACACAAAACTAGGAAAGAACTGAAAGATAATCAAGCACCAAAGGAGAATCAAGCACCAAAGGAGACCAAGACAAATCAATATACCAGTGAGGAAGAACAAGCGGCAACCAAAATTCAAGCTGGTTTTCGAGGTCATCAAACTAGAAAACAATTAAATCAACAGGTATGTTACCCCGGAGCACCCTCTGCTGTTGTTGTTAAGTCTGTTAAAACTAAATCATCAAACTATCTCGCAAATAGAAATGACACTGAAATAGAAGATGAagaaaatgaattgaaattaattgAAAGAAGGCGTGAAGCTGTTACTGATATTCAGGTATGTTTTAAAGCCTTTTTAAAGAGAAATCCCAGGTTGTCGTCAGTATCTAGCTTGTCCATAGGGTCAGGGGAGTTGTCTGGGTTATCTTTAAATGGTTTAGACTTTGATGAAGATGACATTGTAGATATAGCAAAATTCAAAGCAAAAAAGATAATCTATGGGTTTGTTACTATTATCCAAGCTTCTGCTAAGGCATTTATTGTGAGAAAGGCTCAGAAAGAAAGGGAAAATTGGATGAAAGAGACAGAGAAAGGAATACTGCATGAAAGAAGACAGCTAGCTGTTACTTTACTTCAGAATGCAAGCAAAAGTGTGGTTACACAAAAGATGAAAGCACAGAAGGATGTGATCAAAGAACGAGAGATACTTTTGAAAAGTGTGACAGAGTGGAATAATGCAAAAGTGAATGCTTTAAAAACAGTACAAATTAACTGCAAAGAGTTTGTACAGAACAAGAGAAAGCAGATAAGGATCAAAACATTGAAGAATCAAACGATTCTCCAATCAAATTGTAGGATGCTTCTTACAAAACTAACAGtgaaaaatcgtcttctcaggAAAGCAATGTTACAGGTAAGATCATTAGCACAGGAAGAAGTTTTCAATGTATTGAAGTGTGTGGAAGAGAAGGAAACTGCAGCAACTAAGATACAGGCAGGTTATAGGGGAATGAAAGTGCGAAAGAGCCTGACTAAAGACACTTTGCACTCTGGTCTCAAAACATCAGAAATTGGAAGTGTAAATGCAGTGTTACTACACTCGGGAAGCCAAAGAGCAAGATCAGCAAAGTGTCGTCACATTCATGatgcaaaacattttgaagcTGTAACTTTTCTACAAGTTATCATGAAAACCAGTTTACAAAGGATTAGAACTCTGCAGACTGTCCACAGAGTTCATATTAAAAATGAAGAAGTTACAGTCTCCAAAGAAGAAAGGAGGGATGATGGGGATGGGAGGAGTGTTTCTATTGTGTTTGATGAGGAAGATGCACGCAAAAATATCTCCTCAAAAAGTGTTGACATGGGGCCAAACACTGTTTTCTCTACATCTGAGGAGGTATCAGTTTTGAGTTCCCCAGGTAAGGAAAGGTATGCAGGGGATGGGGCCAGTATTCTAACTGTTACAATGTCACCAGTTCAAAAAGATAATGACTGGGATGAATGCATGCATCTTAGAGACGATGGTGATGGAAAGAGCAAAGCATTCCATTCTTCACTCAAACTCGGCAATGAAAGCAAGAAAGAAATTGATCATAGTGAATACCTTGCTATTCAGGAAAATGCTGCTGTAACAATACAGTCGGGGTATAGAGGTTATTACACCAGGAAATGCATCAGTCAAAGTTTGAATCAGAATGATGACAAGAAGTCCAATAGTCAGAGTGTTCATTTATTAGATGATGGAGATGGTCGAAGTATAACAATGGTTCATGAAGAAGATAAAGCTTTAGTAAACAATGCCGCTACTGTGGTACAATCAGGGTTCCGGGGACACTGGTTACGAACACGACTAGGAATTACCAAACCTAAGAGATTGGTACTGGATGGCAAGCATGAAAAATctaaaattatgaaagaaaCAACAGATTTATTTAGAATGGATGATGGTGATGGAAGATGTGAAAGCTCTGCTTGGAGAACAGATAATACAGTTGAATCAACTAGAAGTGAAAAAGTTGAGTTGAACAGTATGCCatttaaatcaaatgaaacaAATCTCGGTGAACAAGAcgaaaatatttatcaaacacAAGATAATTTTGAGCAAGAGAAGGATAGCGAAAAGGATAAGGCTGCATTAATTATTCAGTCTTCATTTAGATCTTTCCAAACTAGAAAACAATTTATGAAAGATGTACACAAAGGTAAGACAGATGTTACTAAGTGTGATGAAATGAATAAAGCAGCTGTGAAGATCCAAGCATCATACAGAGGATACAGAATTAGAAAACAATCTCAAGAAGAGTTGAACAGGGAGGTTAAATCCTCAGAAAATAACGAAAGGAAGGATGTTGTAGATGGAAGATATTATCATAGAACAATAGGTAGGGTAGATATATATAATGAGGGAAACTCAGAGACTAGGAATCTTGAAAAGCAGTGGGAAAATGTGGCAAATGTTATGGAAAAAGATTCTATAGATGATAATCTTTCCACATGGGAGGAAAAGTTTCagcaaaataatgaaaacaattcCCAAGAGAAAGAAAACATACAGAGAAAGGTAGATGAAGTTGTACAACAGAGAATGCAACTTGAAGATGATGGGGATGGGAGAAGTATTCACAGCATGAGGACAATGAGTAGAATGTCAAATAACAAGCACAACCAAGCAGAGAGAGATCAGGATAATTCTATACTCAGGGATGATGGAGATGGTAGGGGTTTCTCTTTCCTTAAGCATGGACATTCTGCAGGATCAAGCAACAAGAGTCATGGGGTTGTACCCTTAGCAATGAAACAGTATGAGCAAGACACAGCAGCAACCAAAATACAGGCACATTACAGGGGATACAGAGTTAGGAAAAGTGGTTATGTGGGCAGGAAAGTTAGTAGTGCTGGAAACTCTATCCCAGACGTATTTCATTATGTAACCTATAATGACATTGGGGAGATAGATACAAAGAATTCTGCAGGAACTTCTTTATCTGCAATTTCAGATGAGACTGAAGGAGAAGAcatcaatgaaaatgatatCATGGACATAAAGCAAAGAGCAGCTTCTAGAATCCAAGCACATTTTAAAGGATATAGATGTAGAAAGAGGATAAAGTCTGCtaaggaaaatgaaaattttagggaCAAACCAAGTGGTCTTAACATTACCATGAAAGATAGTGTTACTGTTTTACAAGCTGGCTTTAAGGGTATCCTGAAAATCAAAGAAGATACTTTTGATGATGATCCCTACTTTCCTCCATCATCCACACCTCCACTGCAGGAGTTTCAGCAGCCTCCTGCTAGGATGCTTACCAGCAACCTTCCAAATGAAGTGATGAAGAGACAGATGACTGTTCCTCAAATAATACAGAGGGATGTTAATATTACATTATTACAGTCTGCCGCAAGAGGTCTTGCAGTAAGGTCTAAACATCCAGACACAAAGACAGCAAAACCAGAAATTAGCCACTGTGTTTCATATAGGAATAAAGAGACAAAGAAAAGTAACAGTGAAGTCACCAATTCAggaacatttattttaactgaTGAGCGAAAACGGGATACCAAAAGTATGtttgtatcaaatcagttgtcAACAGCTTCAGAAAATGACACTTTAGCAAACAACAGTGTTGATAGTGGACATTACATAGTTAAGGTAAGTGATAAAGACATTGAAAGTATGACAAATAGAGAGGCAGAAAGAGAGAGTGATGAAAAAGGTCATGTTAAGGAGGAGAATGAGAATCAAATGAGTTCTGCAAGTGTTGAGAGTAGAATGAAAAGTTGTGAAAATGGAATGGAGAGTGATAGAAATTCAGAACTTAGATCTGATGATGGTGATGGTAGAAGCAGTGCAAGAAAAAGTGCCAGGAATGAAATGAAAGCGAATGTAGAAAACAAGGATTCAGCAATATCAATAGCTCCCAATATGGATGTTAATGGAAAATGGGTCAATGTTTGTGATGGGCATGAACAAACAAAGACAACAAATGATAGCACTGTTGAAATTTCTTGCAATGAAGATGATGACATAACTAAAGGTGAGTCATTTCATCCAAAGGTCAGAGGTCCAGTGAAGGTTCTACATCAAAGAAATATCGTCATTACATCTCGGGATGACAATCCCAAATCTTCTCTCTGTTTGGATTATTTGGATCATCAGTTGTTTGATATAACATACAGAAACAGATCAAGACGCCCCAAATCCTTGGAACTTAAAAGAACTTTACCTGTTCTTCCAACTCCTTTGGTATTTAGATCAAAAACAGAAATGATTCTTGGAAAGGGAATCAAAAAACAAGTTATTTCTCAAGAAAtgttaacattttcatttcCAAGGAGAATGAGAAGTAGTTTGAGTGCCAACAATccagattttaaaagtttttcaaatATACAGCCAAGTTCTCAATCTCTATATTTTGATAACTCTGATCCATTTCAAAAGGGTGTTGAATTCAGAGGGCAAAAGGAAATTGGAATGAATTCATTAACTAAACTTGGTAGTAAACAGGTCTCATTTGACTTGTCTGCAGAAAGAAAGAAGCAAAGTAAGTCTCCTGATGTAATGAATGTGGAAAACGGGTTATTAAACACAAAGAAAATGATTGAAGATGAGGAAATGTATGACTTGAAGGGAAAGCAGTTAAATGCAGAGAGTGAAATTGAGAAAGTGAGCAAGTGTAGTACAGATGAAGAAGGACAGATGAGTTCCAATCAAGAGAGTTTGGGAAGGGAAGGGGAAGAGATTGTAGAAAACAGAAGTGAAAGTAAGATCGAAAGAGAAATTGCAAATGATAGTGAAACTGGAGGGTGTGGTGAAATAAAATCTGCTCAAGAAATCACTTTGGATGAGCAGTTGAAGTTGAGTGGCAGGCATAGTAGTGCAGAGAGTGTTCAGAGCTCCGGTAGTGGGAGAGCTGTATTTAGTGATGACGGAGATGGAAGTAGATTGAGGACCAGTATGACTGAAGGAAACAATGAGGAAAATGTTTATGACAAAAGGATACAGATTTCAGACTTAAACAAATTGAAACAAAGTAGTGTGGACAGCTCTGAGAGTCCTGGTGATCCCAATTTAAGTGATGATGGGGATGGAAGACAAGTTAATTTCAGTACAGCTGGGAGTAATATACAAACCATATATTTAACAGGGGAGGAGAATACAGAAAGACAAAGTACCGCTGTGTCTGTAGAGGGTGCTAGAGCTAATGGTGAACACATTACATGTGAGGCTGGAGAAGTAAGTAATTACAAGAGTAGGACAGCTGAAAGTAAAACACCAGATGTGGGTGGTGTTGAAGAGGAGAACGTCTCCAGACAAAGTAGTGCTGTTAATATCTCCAAAGCAAGCTGCAGTGGTGATCCTGTGTTCAGTGATGATGGGAATGGAAATAAAGTCGGGGATGATACACATTCAAGAAAGACAGAAATGTGTGGGGGTGTAAGAGAAGAGCAAATATCAAGCTTCAATCTTGATAGACCTGTAAAATCAGAAAGTTCTGTTGGTAGTGGCAATCCTCTTTTCAGTGATGATGGAGATGGGAATAGAGACAGAGTGATTGtgtttgaaagtgaaaataaatctcAAGAGAATGAAAGTAAGAATAAGTCTCAAAGTGATAGCAAGTCTTTAGAAATCCTGGGTACTAAAGAAGATGAGAAAACTTCAAGACAAAGTAGTGTTGTCCTGTCTAGAGCTAAGAATGGTACTCCTATGTTCAGTGATGATGGGGATGGGGTCAGAGTCAACactattgaaaatgaaaataaaaaggaGACAACAGATTCTAGACTAAGTAGTGTTGTTAATTCAGGGGGTTCTAGAATAGGTAGTGGGAACCCTGTTTTTAGTGATGATGGAGATGGTCGATCATTGAGGGTTAAATCTAAAACTCTTAAAGGCATTAAAGAGTTTATCATTCCTAAACCCACTCCTTCTCAAGATATAGAAATACCAGACAGGAAACAAAGCAAATCTGACCTAGATGTTGTTGACAACCGGACTGAAATGTGA